A stretch of the Erinaceus europaeus chromosome 1, mEriEur2.1, whole genome shotgun sequence genome encodes the following:
- the PANK2 gene encoding pantothenate kinase 2, mitochondrial yields the protein MASRGDSTKVDKLVRDIYGGDYERFGLPGWAVASSFGNMMSKEKREAVSKEDLARATLITITNNIGSIARMCALNENINQVVFVGNFLRINTIAMRLLAYALDYWSKGQLKALFSEHEGYFGAVGALLELLKIP from the exons ATGGCATCTCGTGGAGATAGCACTAAAGTGGATAAACTAGTTCGAGACATCTATGGAGGGGACTATGAGAGATTTGGATTACCAGGCTGGGCGGTGGCTTCAAG CTTTGGAAACATGATGAGCAAGGAGAAGCGAGAGGCTGTCAGTAAAGAGGACCTTGCTAGAGCTACTTTGATCACCATCACCAACAACATTGGCTCAATAGCAAGAATGTGTGCCCTTAATGAA AACATTAACCAGGTGGTATTTGTTGGAAATTTCTTGAGAATTAATACTATTGCCATGCGGCTTTTGGCATATGCTTTGGATTATTGGTCCAAGGGGCAGTTAAAAGCACTTTTTTCAGAACATGAG ggttattTTGGCGCTGTTGGAGCACTCCTTGAGTTGTTGAAGATTCCTTGA